Genomic window (Candidatus Scalindua japonica):
AGGATATTCCCCGGAAACATGGAGATACCGAATCGGAAAATTCAGGCTTTTCTATGTCGTTGACAGGGAAGAATGTATTATCTACATTCTCACGATTGATTTCCGAAAAGATGCCTACAGATAGAAAGCACCAGGGACATGCAGGCAACCAGCTGTTTTACTTCGAAACACCTGTCATTTGCAAAAACCCATCTATCCTTATATTTTTGATAAAAAACCCTTCAACATATTGATGTATGTTTTTAACAACTGACTAATTTTCAATTATTTCATTGTGTTTTCATGGCGCTTGTCCTATTGAATACGATCTGTCCAACCTGCCCTGTAGTGAAACTATGTTTATCCTTCTGGGCCTGCTCCACGTACCCCGCATGCCCCGTTGAATCAAATCTTCAACTGGGGTGTAAAACGTAGCCAATTTCATTAGGAGGAACATGTACTTAATTTCACTTGGGGCTTTTTACCTGACGTGTTTTTTGGCGGGCTTGCCAGACGGTTGTTTGGCGGGTCTGCCCGACGTGTTTTCTGGCGGGTGCGTGAGAATTTCTTCAAAGATAAAGAATTGACCCCAATTATTCCGCTGTAGATGGGTAACTGAAGACTGGTGCCTGTCCAGTGCTTCTTACGATAGTGGAATCGACGGATTATAGTCGCCGTCAATAATTGCCAAAACTTTTCTCATTTATTTTGTTAGTCACTGATTTTAATCATCCAGATATTATGACTTGAAATGTATTTGATATTTGTTTTTTTGTGTTTTGTCTTTCTCTTTTATCAATTTAGCTAATCAATAATAGTCGCTGTTCCTATTAAACCCTTAAACTCTTTGAATGTTTTATTGATTTTATTTGTAGATTTTCTATACTCATAATAAAGATATCGTGATTTTAATAAAGCAGAATAATTTGAAGCTTTCAATATACCTACATAGATAAAGTAAATGATACACAGTTTACTACAAGACACTATTCAAAACGGCCGTATTGAGTGGCAAAGACATGCTCTGGAAAAGATGATGGAAAGGGGTATATCAAGAAAAGCAGTTAAAGAAGTTTTACTTAACGGAGAGATTATTGAGAACTATTCTGATGATAAACCATATCCAAGTGCTTTACTCCTGGGATGGACAAATAACCAACCTTTACATGTAGTAGTTTCGTTTGACGCCATGACTGGTTGGTGTTTTATTATTACGGCATATAAACCAGATACAGAACATTTTGAGTCAGATTATAAGACAAGGAGAGTAAAATGAAAATGAATACACTCCCTACTTCATGTCCTCTTTGTGGAGGGGGGAAAAAAGTGGGCAAAACTACTTTTACCGTTGATCTCGGTTTTGGTGTCGTGGTAGTGAGAGAAGTTCCTGCAACGGTATGTTCTCAATGTGGTGCGGATTGGATTGATGATGCTATTTCAGAGAAATTAGAAAAAATTGTTGATGATGCCAGACAGAAACATAATCTGGTTGAAGTTACTACATTAGCCAGGTAACACTCAATCTGAACGAGCGGAACAGATCGAATGATTTGTTGAAGCTTGAAATCTTTGAAAGAGAGTAGAATTGTAAGGGGGTTACCAAAGACATATAAATTTTATAAAGATTTATACCTGACTCAATATGCTCTCCACTATAACTCTTTGATAAACGTCTCTGTATTTCTGGTCCCTTTCTGATATTTATACTATCAAATTAGGAACTTTTTCTCTCCATATTATATAGGGAGCTAAAGAGGTTTCTATCTTCGATATTTCACCAATGATTCATTTTTCATGGTTGCAATATGCAACTTTGTGGTTTTGCCTTGTTAGGCTTTTGTGATACATAGTTAGTAATAAAAATGCCTGAGATAATGAGTACTACACTGTAAAAATGTACTATATTAATTTCTTCATTTAAGAAGATGAATGCAAAAAGACCACTAAAAAGAGGCAATGTATAGTAAATAATCGCTGCTTTTGAGGGGCCAAGTGCTATGATTGCTTTATTTCATAAAATAAAAGCTGAGATCGAGACGAAAACACCAAGACAAAGAATTGATAAAGAATTCATTGTATTAAATTTGATGGGAGGGGCTGTTATATATTCCCAAATAAAGAATGGAAAGAGGAAAATGAGCCCTAAAATGAATGTGGCTAATTGGAAAGCCAATATACTTAACTTCTCAGGTTTTCGTTTTAATAATATATTGTAAATAGCGAAGATTATTGTTGCTATAAGCATCCATACATCGCCTATAGCAAAAGATATGTTTAAAAGTTTGGAAAGGTTTCCTTTGGTAATTAGCATGACAATGCCTGTAACAACCAGTATTATACCTAATCCCTTATTTATAGTTAACAATTCATGAAAAAAAATTCTGGATAGAATGATAACGAATATAGGAAATGTAATAGCAATTAATGACAGATTGATAGCAGTGGTTGTATGACCGGCAAAATATATTAAAGTGTTGAATATTGTAATTCCCAGCAATGACGTAATAGATAGGTAAGGGATGTTTTCTTTAAGAATACTCCATTCTACTATAAGCGGTTTTAAAGCAAATGGTAAGAATACGATTACAGCAACTGTCCATCTCCAAAAGGCCAAACTGATTGGGGGAATGCTTTCACTTAGACCGCGTGCAATGATAAAATTGCCTGACCATATTGCAGTTGCTCCAATTGAAAAAAAATAGCCTGCAATTATTTGTCGTTTTTCGTTTGTCAATTTATTAATTTCAGTATCCATTTTATTAATTTGAACAACGAATTTGATACTTATTTTTATTCTTACTTCTTACTCATTGATCATTCTAACTTCTGTTTACCCCACTTGCCCTGTATGAAAGCGGAGTTTATGCTTCATGGCCTGCTCCAATTCCCTCCCTTACACCTAACACCTTTCCCAACTAATAGGGTCTGTTGTCCCACTTTTCGTGCCGTAATTGTCAAGTGTTTGTAAGCGATAAGCTATACTATGCTGTCTTAAGCTTTCAAGGTCTGTCCCCAAAATTCCGTTACTATTTTTTCCTTGAGATGAGATATTTAATAAAGTAATGTAATAGCTAATTGGTGTTCCTTTTTTAAGATATACATAAAATGGATGGTAATCAGCCTTTTCGTTTTTTAGCTAAAATATATTCAAATTAATTAGGAGGAAATATGAAAATACTAAAATTAGAAGTGGATGATTCTATCTTTGACAGGTTTAAAGGGTTTTTGGAGATATTGCCTAAAAGTAAAATAAAAATAAAAGAAATATTTGATGATTCCCATATTGACTTTGTTGAAGAAGAAGAACAAAAAGATATAGAAAAAAAATTATCAGATAAGAATTGCCATGTCGTGTCACATTCAAAACTTGTTAAATTATGAATCTTGAAATTGGATATTCTAAAAAGGCAAACAAGTTTTTGGGAAATAATCCAAAGACAATAACAGAAAAAGATGTTGATACATTAATCATTTCTGCAATAAAAAAGATATTTAATATCGAAAAATCAAACATTGATTTAAAGAAATTAAAAGGCAACTAAAGAGTTGTTTCAGAATCAGAAAAGGTGATATAAGAATAATATTTTCTTTGAAACAAGACAAAATTCTGAAAGTAGTAATAAACGATATTGATTCCAGAGGTAATATTTATCAATAAAAAATGATAATTAATAATTAAGATGTGTCCCTAACCCCCCACACTTATTCCTCATACCTCACTCTCCAAACTTTCGATGGATTTCGTTATTCGACATTCGGATTTTCTTTATCTAATCTGCAATCACAAATAATTATTGGTTTGTTCATGGCAAACGCTCGCATGGTACGCCCCTTACTTCTGTGAACTCCTATTGTGAATCCCCGATCTGTTAACTCCTTTGCCTCAAGACACAAGGTCTGGCTGTCTGGCCCCATGAATGCAAAATTAAAGAGTTGGCTTGCCAACTCTTTTTCATATCAACCAACAATTTTTATGTAGTCAAGCAAGGACTTGACCCCTTTCGTCCCTATAGATTTTGATCCCGCAACTTTGCCCGATTGGACCCAACACGAAAACGAATTTATAGAACGTGCGCGTCAATGGGAATTATCAACTGCATAGAACTACGAAACCACCCACATTCATCCTTTCTCTATGTGATTTGCTTCACAGCACGCGGAAGACCTTTCTAATCATCACATGGAGAAAAGCAATATTTATATGTAGGATTCGTTTCATCTGTGCTCCTTGTGACTTTGCGTGAAAGCTTCTTCAACCCGAAAATCTAAAATACAGGAAAATACAGAGCCGGGTCTTTATTCTTGATATTTTAACTTCTTTGCTAGCAACCTACTTATGGTTGAGTAATGCATTCCAATATGGTCTGCAACCTCTCTCTGGTTATACCCATATTCATATACTGCTTCCGCTATCCTAATGTCTCTTTTTTGTTTTTCTTTTAATAGTCTATCATTAAATAACTCTCTAAGATTAGGCCTGTCAACATACCTCTGATTCCTTGGTATTTCAATTATGTCTTTATTCTCTTTAATGTATCCAATTAGCCTATCAACAAAGTTTTCATCACCAAGAATACTCTGACCTTTTACTTTCTCCCACAACTTTTTCTCCCCTATTCCAGATCTGACAAAACCTCTATACTCTTTTTCAGCATCCCTCTTTTTATCTCCAAATTGTTCTAATATACAGCCTGTTGTAAGGCAGTTGTACGGTTTCTCAAAACCAGCTGTGGCTTTATAACTACTCCATTTCCATTCTTTAGGTGACGTTACTGCTCTTGCCCTTACAGGATTCAAAACAATATATCGACAAACTTCAAGAAGATGGTTTTCCTTTTGTATTAATATGGCTTTATATCTTCCCTGAAATACATGACCAGTCTTTTTGTTTCGCCTGTTATATCTTTGTGTATAAATACCGTTTAATTGTCTCATCCCTTCTGATAGATTACCATCTGGAGTTTCTATAAGTAGATGGTAATGATTATTCATAAGACAATATGCATGGCAAAGAAAATTATATTTCTCATTAACTTTCGCCAATGTATCAAGAAATATCTTACGGTCATCATCACCTGCGAATATTGATTTCCTTGCATTTCCTCTGGATGTTACATGATATAAAGCACCATCGTATTCTATTCTTAATGGTCTGGCCATGTAGTATGTATATCATATAATTAATGAATTATCAAGATTAAAGACCTGACCCCTTTTTTCCCCTAATTGATTTTGATGGCGGATATTCAATATGCATATGTACATGTTCTTTGCTTACAACTCCTTTTAGGATTCTCACATCTTCACTATCACATACTTGAATTAGCAACTCTCTGCACCTTTTCTGGATTTCTCCTTTAAGTACATGGTACCTATATTTTGTAATCCATACTATATGTACTGTTAGACGAGTTACCGTATGGTTTCCGTGTCTGTTTCTCATGAGGCTATTATACACTAATTCTTAATGTATATAACAGCTAAAGCCTTACACTGAAAGTGCATAGTTTTAAACTAGCGTACTGATACAATAAAAACGATAAGAACAGATTATAGCAACAGTTAGCATTCTTTTAACATAAATTCAAATATTTAAAAAATAAGCTGTAATGAGATTCAAAACACAGTATTAATGAACAAAAATCTAATACACATAATTCTTGAAAAGTATACAAAGTTTCAAGAAAGGGTATCATATACTATATGTGGGTGGAAGTGCCTTATTGTTTGGTTTTCTAAAAGAAACAGGCTTATCATCCCAAACGGTATTCATTATATAAATTTCAGGTTATCTGGTGTTGGTTTTGGTAAATTTAAATTCGATAATATATGTTTTAGAAAAGAAAAGGACTAAGCGTTAGTGATTCAAAAACTAAATTTTTTCCCTGGCTATCTTTACCTTCAAACGGCACATTCCTTTCTTCACCATATTAAGAGTTACATCGTGAGGAGAGTTTAGAAAAAGAATATTGTTAGGCGTACAGGAGATCTATGAACAACCAGTTGTACACAGATGAATACTGATAAAAAAAACAGAGGACGAATTATAATTGCGGGATAAAAGGAGTTCAAGAATTCAATCATACCAAAATCAAGATTAAAGACCTGAAATTATAGCAGATTAAAAAGGAGAAATCAGACTTTCTCAAAACAAAATCGGTTACAATGGAATACCGCCGAAATAAGAAAAAGGTTATTAGATTTGACAGACATGCACGACGAAGAATGAAATGGAGTAGAAATTTATTATAGGAGGTAAAATGACGATCGAATATAGTAAAGAAGCAGATGCAATCTATGTTTACTTCAAAGAGGAATTCGTAGCAAAGTCCAAAGAGATTGAAGATGGCGTTGTTATTGACTTTGATGAAAAAGGTCAATTAATAGGAATTGAGGTATTGGATGTAAGCCAGCGATTCAGTCTTTCCGATATTGTTAATGTAAATATAGAAAATCTTCCCGTAGAAGCGGTTAGCAAGTAATAACATTTCCATTTGGTGCTGGTACCCTCTCTCCACCTTGAATGCTAGCGAAAGTCCGATCCTGCTTCTCCGTCCATAAGCTATCAACCATGCCAGCCCCACGTGTCCTGTAGAGAAATGAAGTTTATCCTTCAGGGCTTGCCCTGCGTGTGCCTCGTGGAACCAGTTATTCCACTGGGGTTGAATCAGAAATTCAACTGGGGCTGAACTAGTCATTCAACTGGGTAGCAAATAGTTACGTTCTTTTCTGTATTCTACTTTCAAGGTCTGACCCCAAAATTCTATTCAAGTTGTGATACCATTTACATTCAAACACCTTTTTCTTTTACATGTAGTCATGAAAGGACTTGACCCCTTCTTCTTAGACAGATTTGCTTTACATTAATTAGCTAATATTGTAATATTTAAAACCATCTCGTACAATTTATCTAAATAAAGTAGGCTCATAAATTTTATCTTTCTTCTAGGAGGTCTGTGTATGACTACGAAAACACTTAATGATCATATTAATATGACTGATGGAGTAGTAGGCGGCAAC
Coding sequences:
- a CDS encoding type II toxin-antitoxin system RelE family toxin — protein: MKKLQGYSPETWRYRIGKFRLFYVVDREECIIYILTIDFRKDAYR
- a CDS encoding DUF4258 domain-containing protein, which codes for MIHSLLQDTIQNGRIEWQRHALEKMMERGISRKAVKEVLLNGEIIENYSDDKPYPSALLLGWTNNQPLHVVVSFDAMTGWCFIITAYKPDTEHFESDYKTRRVK
- a CDS encoding type II toxin-antitoxin system MqsA family antitoxin — encoded protein: MKMNTLPTSCPLCGGGKKVGKTTFTVDLGFGVVVVREVPATVCSQCGADWIDDAISEKLEKIVDDARQKHNLVEVTTLAR
- a CDS encoding EamA family transporter, with protein sequence MIALGPSKAAIIYYTLPLFSGLFAFIFLNEEINIVHFYSVVLIISGIFITNYVSQKPNKAKPQSCILQP
- a CDS encoding DMT family transporter, whose translation is MDTEINKLTNEKRQIIAGYFFSIGATAIWSGNFIIARGLSESIPPISLAFWRWTVAVIVFLPFALKPLIVEWSILKENIPYLSITSLLGITIFNTLIYFAGHTTTAINLSLIAITFPIFVIILSRIFFHELLTINKGLGIILVVTGIVMLITKGNLSKLLNISFAIGDVWMLIATIIFAIYNILLKRKPEKLSILAFQLATFILGLIFLFPFFIWEYITAPPIKFNTMNSLSILCLGVFVSISAFIL
- a CDS encoding REP-associated tyrosine transposase, whose product is MARPLRIEYDGALYHVTSRGNARKSIFAGDDDRKIFLDTLAKVNEKYNFLCHAYCLMNNHYHLLIETPDGNLSEGMRQLNGIYTQRYNRRNKKTGHVFQGRYKAILIQKENHLLEVCRYIVLNPVRARAVTSPKEWKWSSYKATAGFEKPYNCLTTGCILEQFGDKKRDAEKEYRGFVRSGIGEKKLWEKVKGQSILGDENFVDRLIGYIKENKDIIEIPRNQRYVDRPNLRELFNDRLLKEKQKRDIRIAEAVYEYGYNQREVADHIGMHYSTISRLLAKKLKYQE
- a CDS encoding DUF2283 domain-containing protein; translation: MTIEYSKEADAIYVYFKEEFVAKSKEIEDGVVIDFDEKGQLIGIEVLDVSQRFSLSDIVNVNIENLPVEAVSK